The DNA sequence CGCCATATTCTCCGGACACTGAGCTAACATAAGCCTTTTGCATCACCGTTCGAACATACCGGTACATGCTGTCCGTTTCTTCGGGCAGAGCCAATTCTTCATAATATTTAACGTAACCATGGTAAATTTTAACTTGATCAATGGTTTGAGGAGCTCCAACTTGCCGTAATTCATGGGGGCGATCCGCCGTTAAAATAATTAAGGGCACTTTTGCATAATTTGCCTCAACAATAGCCGGAAAATAATGCACCACGGCAGAGCCTGACGTACACACTAAAACAACAGGCCGTTCTTTTTCTTTAGCTATTCCCAACGCGAAAAATCCTGCAGACCTTTCGTCGATATTGACGAACACCTCAAACTCGTGTTCACAAAATAATATAGCTAAAGGAGTTGACCGGGATCCTGGACTGATGACGACTTCACGCACACCCAACCGGTATAACTCATCTACTAACGCGGCAATATAGTTTGTCATGGATTCCACCCTCGCTTACAAACTTTCCAAGATCGATTTCAGTTTATTATTGGACTCCCGGTATTCTTCCTCACATGTTGATTTTTCCACAATACCACAGCCAGTGTAGGCATAAACCATATTACCGGTAATAAGCGCCGATCGTATGCCCGCCACAAATATGCCGTCCCCATATTCATTGATCATCCCCATGGGAGCAGCATACAATCCCCGCTCATGTTTTTCAAAGCGGGCAATTATTTCCAATGCATCACGCACCGGGTATCCTCCTAAAGCAGGCGTCGGGTGTAACCGTGCAACCCAATCCATCAGAGAACTGTTATCCCCTGCCTTTGCTTTGATGTATGTTTGCAAATGATGTAGATTTTTGAGCGTCAAAATATTGGTCTCTCCAATGGTCACTTCGCCGTTAAACGTTTTCATCACATTGACTATGTAATCAAGTACAACTTGATGTTCATGACGGTTTTTGGGATCGCTTAGCAGCAGTGATTTTTGGTTTTCATCCGCTAGTTGTTCACTGCGCGCGATGGTTCCGGCCAGGGCATAGCTGGTGATCTGCTCTTTTTCTTTTCGCACAAGAACTTCGGGTGTAGCACCCAGAAAAGTTTTACCCTCCTTGCAATATGCAAAAACAAAGCAGTTTGGGTTTTTCTTTAAAAGATTTTTAAGCAGGCTTTCTATGGATACGAAGGACTCGCATTCAATTTTAACTTCCCGGGAAATTACAACCTTTTTTACCTTTCCCGATAATATTTCTTGTTTGACATTATTAAACAGCACCCGCCATTCTTCGTAATCATCAGTAAGTATCTCGTAAACATGTCTACGGGATACAGGTTCCTCATCTCTAATGTCTTGAATGCCAAACCAATCTTGATAGTAATAAAGGGTTTGCCGACCGTTCTTTTCAACAAGATAATATTCAAAGGCAATTGATTCATTGCCCATCCCGGCCCATTTTTGATCTTTGACTGTTGGCAAGAAGGTTCTCGTGGAAAATATATAGGGAAATTGAAGATGGCTTTCCCCCGCTTTAAAGTTTTTTACACGCTTTGCCCCAATAACAAGTTCCTGTTCCAAAGGGTTATAAAAAAAAACACGCTCTTCATTTTCAAAATTACGCCAAAATGATAATGTACTCTTTAAATGGATTTTTTTTTGTTGATATATCAATCCTATCTCCGCCTTACGCAATTTACT is a window from the Desulfallas thermosapovorans DSM 6562 genome containing:
- a CDS encoding isochorismate synthase — encoded protein: MIYQQKKIHLKSTLSFWRNFENEERVFFYNPLEQELVIGAKRVKNFKAGESHLQFPYIFSTRTFLPTVKDQKWAGMGNESIAFEYYLVEKNGRQTLYYYQDWFGIQDIRDEEPVSRRHVYEILTDDYEEWRVLFNNVKQEILSGKVKKVVISREVKIECESFVSIESLLKNLLKKNPNCFVFAYCKEGKTFLGATPEVLVRKEKEQITSYALAGTIARSEQLADENQKSLLLSDPKNRHEHQVVLDYIVNVMKTFNGEVTIGETNILTLKNLHHLQTYIKAKAGDNSSLMDWVARLHPTPALGGYPVRDALEIIARFEKHERGLYAAPMGMINEYGDGIFVAGIRSALITGNMVYAYTGCGIVEKSTCEEEYRESNNKLKSILESL